The following are encoded in a window of Castanea sativa cultivar Marrone di Chiusa Pesio chromosome 9, ASM4071231v1 genomic DNA:
- the LOC142610865 gene encoding glutathione S-transferase L3-like, with translation MAAATVNEHLPTPLDATSEQPPLFDGTTRLYTNYTCAFAQRVWIIRNYKGLHDKIKLVPINLQNRPAWYKEKVYHVNKVPSLEHNGKVIGESLDLIKYVDINFEGPSLQPNDPAKKEFAEELITYSDTFNKIVFTSFKGETVKEAGPAFDHLENALHKFNDGPFFLGHEFSLVDIAYIAFVEKFQAFLSGVWNYDITAGRPKLTKWIEEVNKIDAYKSTKTDPKVIVELYSARFLAKH, from the exons ATGGCAGCTGC GACCGTGAACGAGCATCTTCCCACACCTTTGGATGCCACTTCTGAACAACCTCCTCTCTTCGATGGAACCACAAG GTTGTACACCAATTATACATGTGCATTTGCACAGCGTGTGTGGATCATCAGGAACTATAAG GGATTACATGACAAGATTAAATTAGTTCCAATTAACCTTCAAAACAGGCCTGCTTGGTACAAAGAGAAAGTCTACCATGTAAACAAG GTACCCTCATTGGAACACAATGGCAAAGTTATTGGGGAGAGCCTTGATTTGATTAAATATGTAGACATCAACTTTGAAGGACCTTCTCTTCAACCCAAT GATCCTGCTAAAAAAGAGTTTGCCGAAGAACTGATAACCTACAGTGATACCTTCAACAAGATAGTGTTCACATCATttaaaggagaaactgtcaaaGAAGCCG GCCCTGCTTTTGACCACCTAGAGAATGCTCTTCATAAATTTAATGATGGGCCTTTCTTCCTTGGCCATGAGTTCAGTTTG GTGGACATAGCTTACATCGCGTTTGTTGAAAAATTCCAAGCCTTCCTTTCAGGAGTGTGGAATTATGACATCACTGCAGGAAGGCCTAAACTTACTAAGTGGATCGAG GAGGTGAACAAGATTGATGCTTATAAGTCAACAAAGACGGATCCCAAAGTGATCGTTGAATTATACAGTGCCCGCTTTTTG GCTAAGCACTGA